A stretch of DNA from Triticum dicoccoides isolate Atlit2015 ecotype Zavitan chromosome 2A, WEW_v2.0, whole genome shotgun sequence:
TGGACTTCTTCAAGAGTAAAATTAGAAAAGACTGGTCTGATTCCGaatctgatgatgaagattctGGTGATGAGTTGGGCAACAACACTGATGATGAAGAACCATCTGATGAATTGCTTGAGGCAAATGAAAAGGGTCAGATGGTGGATCAAAAGGGTAATCTAAACCagaaaaatcatgaagataagaaaGCGCCCATGGAAGGTAGTGACACGCAAGAAGTGGAAGATTCTGACAACCAAGACGGTGAACATATTGACAGCCAACAAAAAGATGAAAATCATGCCAATCAAGAAACAGAAGATGTTGAAGCCGCTTCAACTACTGATGAAAAGAAGCTGGCACTGGAGACTGGCCGTTTATATATCTGCAACCTTCCATATGCAACTACGTATGTTTTTACTTGGTGGCATTACTTCAGATCAGCATTTATGTGTATATTCAAGATTTTAGCTGTTTGCCTTTTCTTACAAGGATATTGTTGCTTGTGGTTTCAGTGAAGAGGATCTGGTTCAGCTATGCAGCCAGTATGGCGATGTTGAACAGGCACATATTGTCGTCGATAAAACCACTAAGCTCTCAACAGGCAGAGGTTACGTGCTTTTTAGCCTTCCAGACTCAGCAGTCAGGTAAATATTTGGCTAGCAGCTTTGTTATCTTCGATGCAGAAGGATAGGCTTATTTCTTTTTTGACAGTTCAACTTACAGGAGATTGTTTAATCCTTCACTGTACAGACTTACTTTCCTCCATGCATATTTGCATGATGCATGACAACTTGATATGTGGTTTGCAGGGCACTTGATGAATTAGACAACTTAAGTTTTCAGGGGCGACTATTACGTGTTAAGGCTGCTAAACCACTTAATAATAAGACATTTGAGTAAGAAAAGAAGTTCCTTCTGTGCTGTTTCCTTTCATTGTTTGGCTGTGCAAATAATGTGCTATTCATTTACTCTTAAATTGTCAAGGTCTAGTCATTTTGCTGTTGACGAGAAAATGAATCTCAAGGAGAGAAGGTTGGAACAAAAGAAAACTTCTGAAATTGGCGGGGATACAAGAGCATGGAACAGCTTTTATATGCGTCAAGATACTGTATGGTTATCTTCTAGCCTTGACATTGAGTACTGGTTTTTGTTTGTGCCAACTCAACATGTCGTTTATGTACTTTTGTTGAGGCAATTGTCGTTTATGTACTTCTGTCGAGAAAATATTGTTGCAAATCACATGATATTGTTGTCAGACATTTCCTCGCTGTTCCTTTTtgaacaatcctcttatctttcatGTCAACTGATTGAAGCAATTGCGTTTGTGTTTAGGTCGTTGAAAACATAGCAAGGAAGAATGGTATAAGTAAGAGCGAATTACTTCATAGGGAAGCGGATGACCTTGCTGTTCGTATTGCTCTTGGTGAGACACATGTCATTGCGGAGACCAAAAAATATCTATCTAGGTCTGGAGTTAATGTTGATGCCTTGGAAGAACATACTTCCAAAAGAAACGAGAAGTTGAAACGAAGCAACCATGTGATATTGGTAAAAAACTTGCCATATAGTTCTTCCGAAGAAGATCTCGCTGCGATGTTTCAGAAACATGGAAGTTTGGATAAAATCATTCTCCCACCGACGAGAGTATTCGCCTTGGTATGTTCTACGTTTTACTTGTGTTGTTTCACTGTTTGTTGTCATGCTGGTTGTGGCATTGCCTTTTGGAACTATTTATGGGCGTATATCATTCGCTCTTAGGATTGCGAGTTTGCTTTGCCACCTGAGCTGATAACGCCCCTCTTCACTTCTTGTATTTTTCTGAGTTATTTCTTTTGGTGTCTCAGGTAGTCTTCGTTGAAGCAACTGAGGCTCGTCATGCTTTCAAAAAATTGCTATACACACGATACAAGTAAGTTTCTGCAGTGGTGCTAGTTAATTCATTGTTAATTAAAAATATTCCAGCTCACAAAGTTTGCACTCTGTATTAATTATTTAATCGGGATCGGGttccataatgtaattttctttgttcAAGTAAAGTAATGCAACGAATGGTATGTCTGACCTTCAATTAGGAAGGTTCTctttagtttgtactccttccgatcctaaatataagtctttttagagattccaatacgaACTATgtacggatgtatataaacatattttagagtgtagattcactcattttgctcaatatgtagtccatattggaatctctaaaaagacttatatttaggaacggagggagtatattcttaAAAACTCATATAGATACCAGAGGCTGTAATTCTGCTATGGAGATATTTTAAGCTACTCTGCATCCTTTCATTTTAGTGTTGTTTAGTTTTGGTTACCCATCGTATCTTCTGAAATTTCTGTCAATTTTTATAACTATAGCTCTTAGCTTGGTTTATAGAAATCTACACTTCTGTATTTCATAATAATCTCGCTTTTGGATTGTAGGGATACTCCACTGTATTTGGAATGGGCACCTGACAATATTTTATCTCCTACCTCAACAACCATGGAAGAAGACGAAACAAATACCGCTGGTGAGAGGATTATTACAAAAGCTATTGTAGATCAAACAAAGGAAGGAGTTAgtgctgaagagattgatcctgatagAGTGGAGGTTTGCAGCTTTCTCTAACTCTTGCTTTCTTGTTTCTTATGACTCATGAGGAGCATTTGTTATACTTAGCCTTCTCCATTGTACAGATTATGAACAGAacagttatttattttcttttggttacCCCGATTATACTTGGGCTATTACAATCTTAGTAATGCACCATTGTTCGTTGCAGTCCCGATCTGTATTTGTCAAGAATTTGAATTTCAAGACTACAGATGAATCGTTAAAGCAGCATTTCAGTACAAAATTGAAGACCGGGAGCCTTAAAAGTGCAACGGTATGGACATGCTTATGAATATCAAACGCATTCTTGGTTGTCCCACTATCTTAATTCTTTACCCATCGTTTTTCCGAGTCACTATTTAGGTGAAAAAACATATTAAGAAAGGCAAGAATGTTTCAATGGGATTTGGCTTCGCTGAGTTTGATTCGGTTGAAACTGCAACCAGTGTGTGCAAGGATCTACAGGTATCCTCCATTTGACCTGCCTGTCAGGGTTCTCCTCCCCtctgtattttttttgtttttgtttacagCATAATGTGCTCATATAGATATGCGGCATGCTAAATGAACTGCGTGTTAATAGGGAACGGTCTTGGATGGGCATGCTCTGATCTTACAACTATGCCATGGGAGAAAGGATGGTCAAACTGCGAAGAAAAATGAGAAGGACAAGAGTTCAACCAAACTGCTTGTGCGAAATGTAGCGTTTGAAGCAACTGAAAAGGACCTGAGGCAATTATTCAGTCCATTTGGCCAGGTGAATGTCCTCCTTTTGTTGTCGAAATCTATTTGAAAACCCAGATGAAGACCAAGAACAGTCTCTAGGGATTTGGATTCAATTTCATTGAAAATTGCAATAATAATATCATCATGAAGAAAAAAATTCAACTCCTCGCAACAAGAAAGTATTTAAACATAATTGGATTTTACTTTTAGATGGACCCAATAAAGAGTCCATGGCTTCTGGGTGGATGAAAATGCTATATTCTTCCTGAAATCTGATGAGTTTATGTTGATGAAAACAATTTCAGATCAAAACCCTGAGGCTGCCCATGAAGTTTGGAAGTCACAGAGGTTTCGCGTTTGTCGAATTCGTGACGAAGCAAGAGGCACAGAACGCCCTTCAAGCCCTTGCAAGCACCCATCTCTATGGCCGACATCTGGTATGAGCCTCTCTCATTCAAGATCACACCCCCTATGCTTGACGAACCAACTGCAGTATGTTGACTTTGTTGCATTCACTTTCAGGTGATTGAGCGAGCCAAAGAGGGAGAGACCCTCGAAGAATTGCGAGCAAGAACCGCCGCTCAGTTTGTGGACGAACAGAGCGGTTTCCAGCGGATGTCCAAGAAGAGGAAACAGACTAGTCTGGTGGACGAAGGCTCTGTTAAGTTCTCAAGGATAGTAGAATGATAATGTTCTGGAGGTAACACCAGGCGTCAAATTTTTGACCATGTAGTATATGATAGCATCACTCATCTAAGCCGAGCCTCTTCTACCTTCTCTTGTTTCTTTCGGGTTGTCCAAGCATTTGTTTTTATCATGCCGTGTCGTGTTGGTGCTGGGGAAAAGGAGAATGCAGCGGCTCGTATGTGGAAAATGGAAAACAGTGCGCCCAAAAAAGGCATTTACAAGAAGTCAAAATGATCCAGTTCGAGACACATTGATGCCACAAAATCAGAAAATGGCCTGGTGTTCTGCTTGTTCAGCTCTATAACAAATCTGTACCAGCAGCAGCTATTCTTGTCCAGCCTGCAGTGAACATCTTTATCTCAAATTTTGTACAGCAATGTGCAGATTCATAGCTGCTATGTGCAAACCGTATTATGTTTTCCGTATCGAGATCTATCTGGCACAGTTGTCTACAAAGGCAACAAGTAGGAAAATGCAAGAGCTCCTGCCTCTGTCCTGTCAGGTAAAGCTATAAGCAACCTCTTTCATGTGCGCCACATGGTATTCACCATTTGTTTGAATTCTACCTTGAAATCTTACAGCTGCCTGCAAGTATGAGCAATAGTAATTAATCAAATCAAGCAAACAGCACTAATAATCAACACCTGAATTTCACTACCTTGATAGATTTCGGATGCCAAAACAGGCAAAACTAGATGTGCCATTCATTCATTACCTGGCTATCTATGCTGCTTCCACGGCCTCCTCCCTCAGCGGCCGGTTCTCgccgctgctgctctggctctccagAGGCATGTACTGCGACATGATCGCCGCCACCTCCGAGTCCATGTACCGCTGCACCAGATTTTTCATTTTATTTATCGTCAGCAAAGAAATACCCAATGCTTGTATTTGCCGTGTCATTCATTCATTTCGAGACGGAGGAGGTTGCCTCTGAACTCTGGTCCTTACCCTGAGCCTGTACTTGTAGAAGGCGAACCCGGCGAGCCCGGCGCCGGCGAGGCACGACAGCACCAGCGCCGTCACCATCCACCCCATCGCCGCCGCGCTCTTCCCCACGCAGGTGTCCTCGGCCTGGATGTACACctggttgccgccgccgccgcagctgcaGTGGTACCCGCCCCAGTTGTTCTTGCAGGAGCAGCCCGGGCAGGTGCACGCCACCTTCTCGCTGCACTCGTCCACGTCTGCAATGGCGGTTCGGAGTATTATCAGTCTCCTACCACCCACAGCCAGAGCCCACAGGCCACAGAGAGACTGCAAATGGAAGGAAGGTGAACGACTGAGCGAGTTGAACGCACCTTCGCAGGTGAGGCCGTCGCCCTTGAACCCCGGCGGGCACTCGCAGCCGCTGAGCGACCCGGAGCCCTTGCAGGCGGAGAAGGTCTTGCCGTGCCTTGTCTCCTTCCAGCACCCGCCGTTGTTGGCGGCGCACCGGCCGGGGCCGACGGGCTTGCACTCCTTGTACCCGTTGCCCTCGTACTGCACGCCGTCCACCGCCGGGCACTCGCACACCCTCCCCCTGTACGTGTCCTGCAGTGCCATGCCAACGCGCGCACCGGTCAGTTTTACCGTGGGAGTGTTCTGAATATCGGATGGACACACGCCGCTGCAACCTTCTGAATGTTGTTCAGAAAAGGAATGGAGGATGGATGCTGTACCTTGCAGGCGGTGATGTTGGTCTTGTCGTCGCGCCAGCAGCCGCCGTTGTTGTGCAGGCACTCGTCGGTCTCCATGTCTGCAACCAGATCGTACAGATCCGTTATCACCAGTAAGCAGCACTAGTGAAATGAAGCGATCGATCGATCAGGTTGTAATAAACCTTGTGTCATGCACACACGGGGCTCGGTGGTCTCCTTGAAACCGGCGCAGATCGCCTTGAGGACGGCCGTGCTCTCCAGCTTCCCTGCAAAAACAGAAACGAAACCACGATCAGTTTCTTTCAGACAAATTCAGCAATCGCCATGAAATCAGGAGAAGCCACCAAGCTCGACCGCATTCGTACCCCGGTACTGCACGTTGTTGATGACCAGCGTGGGCAGGATGGTGACGTCGCCTCGATCCCCCTGCCCGACCTGCACGACCTGCTCCGTCCGGAGCACGTCgttgtcggcgtcggcgtcggggtcGCCCATGCACTTGTCGATCAGCTCCGCCGGCAGGCCCAGCGACGCCACCACCTCCTCGGCGCACCCGCGGGAGTACCTCTTCTCCCGCATGGAGCACCGCACGCGGTAGTCGGCCACGAAGTCCCACCACGCCCACGACGCGTTGCGGGCGTTGGCCACCCGGTGCACGCACAGCTGCCGGAGGTTCTCCAGCACCACGTCGCGGCCCCGGTAGCCGGCGCCCAGGTCCCCCTCCGGGTCCGGCGCGCAGTAGCGGCCGCGGTTGATGCACTGCGACGCGCACTGCCGCGTGCCCCGGTACTCGTCGGGGCAGAACCACGTGATGTAGTGCGGCGTGAAGAGCGCGTCGCCGGCCTTCTCCAGCAGCTGCGCGTGGCCCCGGAACGCCGCCACGAACGCCGCCTGCTCGTCGCACCGCGGCCCGCACTCGTCGTTGCTGTTGGTCCAGAACTCGTACTCCACCCGCGCGTCCGGGTTCGGCATCGACTCGCGCCAGTCGAGGCGGACCACCACCTCGGCGCCGCCGGagtcggaggcggcggcgcggagcgCGTCGCCGAAGGGCTTGGAGACGAGCGCGGAGGGGGCGGTGATGTTGGCCAGGAAGGCCATGTCGGGGGTCTCCTCCTCCGGGGTGTCCATGGTCAGCAGCGGCTCCTCCACGCTGTCGGCCACCagcaccgccgccgcgcccgcctgcTGCGCGTGCCACGTCTTGAGCGCGAAGTAGCAGCCGCCGCGGTCCACCAGGAGCACCACGGGCCGGCCGGACCGCGACTTGAACGCCGTCGCCCCGAACGGCTTGCACCCGTTGGCCTGCCCCGCGTCCGCCGGGTACAGCACCACGCCGGTCAGCGTGCCGCCGTAGTCGGGGACGCCGTAGTTGGCGATGGCGGCCTCGTGGCGGCCCCGTAGCGAGTGCGGCGACAGCACCTTGATGCTGTTCTTCTCCACCACGAACCGCGCCGACGCCACGCTCGCCGTGGCCACCACGACGAGCCACAGCGCCGCCGCGAGCCTGCCCCTCCTCCCGTGCCCGTGGAGCGCCATCGCCATGCCTCTCGGTCCGGTCTAGCTCTGCTTCCTCTGCGTTCTTGTAGAAAATTTCGTGGCTGGGTTGGTTAAAACGGGAGACCACGTAGTGGAGACGACATGGAGGTTGGCCGGGGAGGAGACTTCAGATTACGAGTTTTTCATAGCAAAATTGTACTAGGAGAATAAAAACATTTTGGGGGAGGGGAATTGGTCCGTAGACTGCA
This window harbors:
- the LOC119356233 gene encoding multiple RNA-binding domain-containing protein 1-like — its product is MYALNRSGRITPVFTRVPTPSSRSSSTAQRTWVGTVCIAVRACQGAIRPSSISHKGLARHGETPCPALSPPPAAIASKPSTGDSHRPQRPKPTRPTASSPNPTTTRPPSPPQQQHGNLAADAMSSRLCVKNLPKGADEKRLREVFSRKGEVTDAKVIRTKDGKSRHLAFIGFRTNEEAAEALNYFNNTYIDTSKITCEIARKIGDPDAPRPWSRHSLKKPEYNAKDKSNSGDVNAPLKNSKSQGKSADVGASKGTIANDPKFQEFLQVMQPRSKAKMWANDTTGTLDDAAKDSTVATGSKKSQKSENDSSSENDSSSDDDFEEKITNDLPSQNASEKLQTESKRDNSMTDMDFFKSKIRKDWSDSESDDEDSGDELGNNTDDEEPSDELLEANEKGQMVDQKGNLNQKNHEDKKAPMEGSDTQEVEDSDNQDGEHIDSQQKDENHANQETEDVEAASTTDEKKLALETGRLYICNLPYATTEEDLVQLCSQYGDVEQAHIVVDKTTKLSTGRGYVLFSLPDSAVRALDELDNLSFQGRLLRVKAAKPLNNKTFESSHFAVDEKMNLKERRLEQKKTSEIGGDTRAWNSFYMRQDTVVENIARKNGISKSELLHREADDLAVRIALGETHVIAETKKYLSRSGVNVDALEEHTSKRNEKLKRSNHVILVKNLPYSSSEEDLAAMFQKHGSLDKIILPPTRVFALVVFVEATEARHAFKKLLYTRYKDTPLYLEWAPDNILSPTSTTMEEDETNTAGERIITKAIVDQTKEGVSAEEIDPDRVESRSVFVKNLNFKTTDESLKQHFSTKLKTGSLKSATVKKHIKKGKNVSMGFGFAEFDSVETATSVCKDLQGTVLDGHALILQLCHGRKDGQTAKKNEKDKSSTKLLVRNVAFEATEKDLRQLFSPFGQIKTLRLPMKFGSHRGFAFVEFVTKQEAQNALQALASTHLYGRHLVIERAKEGETLEELRARTAAQFVDEQSGFQRMSKKRKQTSLVDEGSVKFSRIVE
- the LOC119356234 gene encoding vacuolar-sorting receptor 7-like isoform X2 codes for the protein MAMALHGHGRRGRLAAALWLVVVATASVASARFVVEKNSIKVLSPHSLRGRHEAAIANYGVPDYGGTLTGVVLYPADAGQANGCKPFGATAFKSRSGRPVVLLVDRGGCYFALKTWHAQQAGAAAVLVADSVEEPLLTMDTPEEETPDMAFLANITAPSALVSKPFGDALRAAASDSGGAEVVVRLDWRESMPNPDARVEYEFWTNSNDECGPRCDEQAAFVAAFRGHAQLLEKAGDALFTPHYITWFCPDEYRGTRQCASQCINRGRYCAPDPEGDLGAGYRGRDVVLENLRQLCVHRVANARNASWAWWDFVADYRVRCSMREKRYSRGCAEEVVASLGLPAELIDKCMGDPDADADNDVLRTEQVVQVGQGDRGDVTILPTLVINNVQYRGKLESTAVLKAICAGFKETTEPRVCMTQDMETDECLHNNGGCWRDDKTNITACKDTYRGRVCECPAVDGVQYEGNGYKECKPVGPGRCAANNGGCWKETRHGKTFSACKGSGSLSGCECPPGFKGDGLTCEDVDECSEKVACTCPGCSCKNNWGGYHCSCGGGGNQVYIQAEDTCVGKSAAAMGWMVTALVLSCLAGAGLAGFAFYKYRLRRYMDSEVAAIMSQYMPLESQSSSGENRPLREEAVEAA
- the LOC119356234 gene encoding vacuolar-sorting receptor 7-like isoform X1 — encoded protein: MAMALHGHGRRGRLAAALWLVVVATASVASARFVVEKNSIKVLSPHSLRGRHEAAIANYGVPDYGGTLTGVVLYPADAGQANGCKPFGATAFKSRSGRPVVLLVDRGGCYFALKTWHAQQAGAAAVLVADSVEEPLLTMDTPEEETPDMAFLANITAPSALVSKPFGDALRAAASDSGGAEVVVRLDWRESMPNPDARVEYEFWTNSNDECGPRCDEQAAFVAAFRGHAQLLEKAGDALFTPHYITWFCPDEYRGTRQCASQCINRGRYCAPDPEGDLGAGYRGRDVVLENLRQLCVHRVANARNASWAWWDFVADYRVRCSMREKRYSRGCAEEVVASLGLPAELIDKCMGDPDADADNDVLRTEQVVQVGQGDRGDVTILPTLVINNVQYRGKLESTAVLKAICAGFKETTEPRVCMTQDMETDECLHNNGGCWRDDKTNITACKDTYRGRVCECPAVDGVQYEGNGYKECKPVGPGRCAANNGGCWKETRHGKTFSACKGSGSLSGCECPPGFKGDGLTCEGAFNSLSRSPSFHLQSLCGLWALAVGGRRLIILRTAIADVDECSEKVACTCPGCSCKNNWGGYHCSCGGGGNQVYIQAEDTCVGKSAAAMGWMVTALVLSCLAGAGLAGFAFYKYRLRRYMDSEVAAIMSQYMPLESQSSSGENRPLREEAVEAA